A section of the Salvelinus alpinus chromosome 36, SLU_Salpinus.1, whole genome shotgun sequence genome encodes:
- the gngt2a gene encoding guanine nucleotide-binding protein G(I)/G(S)/G(O) subunit gamma-T2a: MARDMSDIDILKMELEQLKKEVSTPREPVSKTSKDIMEWCEAASGTDLLITGVPDDKNPYKPEKGGCMIT, from the exons ATGGCTCGGGATATGTCAGACATTGACATCCTTAAGATGGAGCTGGAACAGCTGAAGAAAGAGGTCTCAACACCCAGGGAGCCT GTGTCCAAGACATCCAAGGACATCATGGAGTGGTGTGAGGCTGCGTCGGGCACCGACCTCCTGATAACAGGAGTACCAGATGATAAGAACCCCTACAAGCCTGAGAAGGGAGGCTGCATGATCACCTAG